Proteins from a genomic interval of Sugiyamaella lignohabitans strain CBS 10342 chromosome C, complete sequence:
- the CLF1 gene encoding Clf1p (Member of the NineTeen Complex (NTC); this complex contains Prp19p and stabilizes U6 snRNA in catalytic forms of the spliceosome containing U2, U5, and U6 snRNAs; homolog of Drosophila crooked neck protein; interacts with U1 snRNP proteins; GO_component: GO:0000974 - Prp19 complex [Evidence IDA] [PMID 11842115]; GO_component: GO:0071006 - U2-type catalytic step 1 spliceosome [Evidence IDA] [PMID 11105756]; GO_component: GO:0071006 - U2-type catalytic step 1 spliceosome [Evidence IDA] [PMID 11842115]; GO_component: GO:0071007 - U2-type catalytic step 2 spliceosome [Evidence IDA] [PMID 11105756]; GO_component: GO:0071008 - U2-type post-mRNA release spliceosomal complex [Evidence IDA] [PMID 11105756]; GO_component: GO:0071004 - U2-type prespliceosome [Evidence IDA] [PMID 11105756]; GO_component: GO:0000785 - chromatin [Evidence IDA] [PMID 11973290]; GO_component: GO:0005622 - intracellular [Evidence IEA]; GO_component: GO:0005634 - nucleus [Evidence IEA,IEA]; GO_component: GO:0005681 - spliceosomal complex [Evidence IEA]; GO_function: GO:0003688 - DNA replication origin binding [Evidence IDA] [PMID 11973290]; GO_function: GO:0003682 - chromatin binding [Evidence IDA] [PMID 11973290]; GO_function: GO:0000384 - first spliceosomal transesterification activity [Evidence IC] [PMID 11105756]; GO_function: GO:0000384 - first spliceosomal transesterification activity [Evidence IC] [PMID 11842115]; GO_function: GO:0000386 - second spliceosomal transesterification activity [Evidence IC] [PMID 11105756]; GO_process: GO:0006270 - DNA replication initiation [Evidence IMP,IPI] [PMID 11973290]; GO_process: GO:0006396 - RNA processing [Evidence IEA]; GO_process: GO:0008380 - RNA splicing [Evidence IEA]; GO_process: GO:0007049 - cell cycle [Evidence IEA]; GO_process: GO:0000354 - cis assembly of pre-catalytic spliceosome [Evidence IMP,IPI] [PMID 10445879]; GO_process: GO:0000354 - cis assembly of pre-catalytic spliceosome [Evidence IMP] [PMID 12509417]; GO_process: GO:0006397 - mRNA processing [Evidence IEA]): protein MNSERTARVKNKAVAPLQITAEQILLEAFERRDDGLKVPEQRITDSEELKEYQGRKRKEYEEALRRNRLNFGQWMRYAQWEIDQREMERARSVFERALDVDSTNVPLWIRYIQCELKERNINHARNLLDRAVTILPRVDKLWFNYVSVEEMLSNIPGCRQVFERWMAWRPNPPAWNAYINLEKRYGEYDRARDIFERFTAAYPQSENWIKWARFEEEVGTAENVRDVYTLAVDTILAIGGEEFLDEKILANWAKWEARQKEWERARAIYKFGLERLSKSKSENLYNSYTAFEKQYGDKDGIDDVILSKRRIKYEDQVTSDPFDYDAWFSYLTLMEETSSDDVDSVRDVYERAIANVPQIEEKRYWRRYIFLWIRYAVYEELTNNDVERTREIYNQCIKTIPHKKFSFDKIWLLYAKFEIRQGNLQRARKILGQGLGLSGKPKIYKGYIELEKELKEFDRCRKLYEKFLENYPDLPLGWIEYATLEQQLGDDDRARAIYELAIEQPEMEMPELVWKRYIEFETEVGEYDRARKLFETLVEKTNHVKVWCSYATFELSVPGEDSDDEDHAGYNEDDEDEEREIVVTEEAKERARKIFQRAWNRFKQTDQKEDRVVLNNTWIEFEKTYGTPETLSTVEKQAPSMVKKRRRLPDGSFEEYFDYVFPTDEDNSMAKLLEAARKFKERQAAAASSSV from the coding sequence ATGAACAGTGAGAGAACGGCGCGGGTCAAAAACAAGGCAGTTGCTCCGCTGCAGATTACGGCGGAGCAGATTCTGCTGGAGGCTTTTGAGCGCCGAGATGACGGTCTTAAGGTGCCAGAGCAGCGGATCACTGACTCGGAGGAGCTGAAAGAGTATCAGGGGAGAAAGCGAAAAGAATATGAAGAGGCGTTACGTCGAAACAGACTGAATTTTGGCCAGTGGATGCGATATGCTCAATGGGAAATCGACCAGCGAGAAATGGAAAGAGCTAGATCAGTTTTTGAAAGAGCTCTGGATGTAGATTCGACTAATGTTCCGCTGTGGATCAGATATATTCAGTGTGAATTGAAAGAACGAAATATCAACCATGCCCGAAATCTGTTAGATCGAGCAGTGACGATTCTACCGCGAGTCGATAAACTGTGGTTTAATTATGtttcagttgaagaaatgCTGTCTAATATTCCAGGGTGTAGACAGGTGTTTGAACGATGGATGGCCTGGAGACCCAATCCTCCAGCCTGGAATGCATATATTAATCTGGAAAAAAGATATGGTGAATACGATAGAGCCAGAGACATCTTTGAACGGTTCACGGCCGCTTATCCACAGTCGGAAAACTGGATCAAATGGGCTcgatttgaagaagaagtggGCACGGCTGAGAATGTCCGCGATGTATATACACTGGCAGTGGATACTATCTTGGCTATTGGAGGAGAAGAGTTTTTAGATGAGAAGATTCTTGCTAACTGGGCTAAATGGGAAGCTCGTCAGAAAGAGTGGGAGCGAGCCAGAGCTATTTATAAGTTTGGACTCGAGAGACTGTCCAAGAGTAAGAGTGAAAACTTATACAATTCATACACAGCATTTGAAAAACAGTATGGTGATAAAGATGGTATTGACGATGTGATCTTATCGAAACGACGGATAAAGTACGAAGATCAAGTGACTAGCGATCCGTTCGACTATGATGCATGGTTCTCATACTTGACCCTGATGGAAGAAACGAGCAGTGACGATGTAGACAGTGTGCGAGATGTGTACGAACGAGCTATCGCCAATGTTCCTCAAATCGAAGAAAAACGGTACTGGCGAAGATACATTTTCTTATGGATACGATATGCTGTTTATGAAGAACTGACTAATAATGATGTCGAGAGAACTCGAGAAATATACAACCAATGCATCAAGACCATCCCACATAAGAAGTTCTCGTTCGACAAGATCTGGCTTCTGTATGCGAAATTCGAGATTCGTCAAGGAAATCTACAACGAGCCAGGAAAATCCTCGGTCAAGGATTGGGACTTTCTGGTAAACCCAAGATCTATAAAGGATATATCGAACTTGAGAAGGAGTTGAAGGAGTTTGACAGATGTCGCAAGTTGTATGAAAAGTTTCTTGAAAACTATCCGGACCTGCCGCTTGGATGGATCGAGTATGCCACACTTGAACAGCAACTTGGAGATGATGACAGAGCACGAGCTATTTACGAACTAGCCATTGAGCAACCTGAGATGGAGATGCCTGAACTGGTATGGAAGCGGTATATTGAGTTTGAAACCGAGGTTGGCGAGTATGATCGAGCAAGAAAACTGTTTGAAACACTTGTGGAGAAAACGAACCACGTCAAAGTATGGTGCTCCTACGCTACATTTGAACTTTCTGTTCCTGGAGAAGACAGCGATGACGAAGACCATGCCGGATacaatgaagacgacgaagacgaggagCGAGAAATCGTGGTCACCGAAGAAGCCAAAGAAAGAGCACGTAAAATCTTTCAAAGAGCATGGAACCGCTTCAAACAAACAgaccaaaaagaagaccgTGTGGTGCTCAACAATACATGGATCGAGTTCGAGAAAACGTATGGCACGCCCGAAACTCTCTCGACAGTCGAAAAACAAGCACCATCCATGGTCAAAAAGCGACGCCGTCTGCCCGACGGGTCGTTCGAAGAATATTTCGACTACGTCTTCCCGACCGACGAAGACAACAGCATGGCCAAACTACTCGAAGCAGCCCGCAAATTCAAAGAGCGCCAGGCCGCCGCTGCCTCCTCTTCtgtataa
- the MSL5 gene encoding Msl5p (Component of commitment complex; which defines first step in splicing pathway; essential protein that interacts with Mud2p and Prp40p, forming a bridge between the intron ends; also involved in nuclear retention of pre-mRNA; relocalizes to the cytosol in response to hypoxia; GO_component: GO:0000243 - commitment complex [Evidence IDA] [PMID 10376880]; GO_component: GO:0000243 - commitment complex [Evidence IDA] [PMID 9150140]; GO_component: GO:0005829 - cytosol [Evidence IDA] [PMID 22932476]; GO_component: GO:0005634 - nucleus [Evidence IEA,IEA]; GO_component: GO:0005634 - nucleus [Evidence IDA] [PMID 22932476]; GO_function: GO:0003723 - RNA binding [Evidence IEA,IEA]; GO_function: GO:0046872 - metal ion binding [Evidence IEA]; GO_function: GO:0003676 - nucleic acid binding [Evidence IEA]; GO_function: GO:0045131 - pre-mRNA branch point binding [Evidence IDA] [PMID 9182766]; GO_function: GO:0008270 - zinc ion binding [Evidence IEA]; GO_process: GO:0008380 - RNA splicing [Evidence IEA]; GO_process: GO:0006397 - mRNA processing [Evidence IEA]; GO_process: GO:0000398 - mRNA splicing, via spliceosome [Evidence IPI] [PMID 9182766]), protein METNRCSGTNSVPLGQTRRAGSGEDGSSGSSSSMALATTGSYGAGNGVDGVVVPRGRQPTKQRQPKLNRWSAENDANAIAALVGMNTSLTGILTPEQMEAYATHYRIEEITQKLRTNDVIPPEKDRSPSPPPQYDAQGLRINTRDVRYRNLLEKERHALVEKAMKFIPLYKPPSNYKRPQKTQEKIYIPRNDYPEVNFVGLLLGPRGKTLKEMEMKSGAVINIRGKGSVKEGKRTRTDIPYQDTMDDELHCLVTGDSEAKIQKAIDLINEIVATAASTPEYENSHKREQLRSLAALNGTLRDFTTQPCSNCGELGHRRFDCPNKKSFVSSVVCRNCGGVGHFARDCKEPRKYGNNGGGRGNDSFNQPKSAADQEYEQLMMELGAGGGSGSGGSRASGLNNTPLGRIGYNNSNNNSGGGNNNSYGPGSNGSGFGSGPSGPGSGSYSDNRRGGRDRDGDRGRDNRRFDDRRDRRDDRRDDRRDDRRDDRRDDRRNDYRDNYRDRDRDRDRNRDSYGSSYGNDSGPRHDFGGRSDSRNYNNTNIPFTPSPGMSSIPGIPFTPGNIPGLGPVPTSHTPPIHNSHNQPPPPPTSNNYGPPGIPGVPGLASSRATNAPPGLPGPPGLGAPPGLPPPPPSASRPPAPSSRLPPPPPPGK, encoded by the coding sequence ATGGAAACTAACAGATGTTCAGGAACAAATAGTGTCCCACTTGGCCAAACTCGAAGAGCTGGCAGTGGTGAAGATggtagtagtggtagtagcagcagtatgGCTTTAGCCACGACAGGATCTTATGGAGCTGGTAATGGAGTCGATGGTGTAGTAGTACCTAGAGGACGTCAGCCAACAAAACAGAGACAACCAAAGTTAAATCGATGGAGTGCTGAGAATGATGCAAAtgccattgctgctctGGTTGGAATGAATACCAGTTTAACGGGAATTTTGACTCCAGAACAGATGGAAGCATATGCCACTCATTACAGAATCGAGGAAATCACCCAGAAACTACGGACAAACGACGTGATTCCTCCAGAAAAAGACCGGTCTCCTTCACCACCTCCACAATATGATGCTCAAGGTCTACGTATCAACACAAGAGATGTCCGATATAGAAACCTGCTGGAAAAAGAGCGTCATGCCCTAGTTGAAAAAGCAATGAAGTTCATTCCTCTTTATAAACCGCCAAGCAACTATAAGCGACCACAAAAGACACAAGAAAAGATTTATATTCCAAGAAACGATTATCCTGAAGTCAATTTTGTAGGATTATTATTAGGACCTCGTGGCAAGACGTTAaaagaaatggaaatgaaatcAGGAGCTGTTATTAATATTCGAGGTAAAGGTTCGGTAAAAGAGGGTAAACGAACGCGAACTGATATCCCCTATCAAGACACAATGGACGATGAATTACATTGTCTAGTAACAGGAGATTCAGAAGCTAAGATTCAAAAAGCAATTGATCTGATTAATGAGATTGTTGCGACGGCGGCATCAACGCCCGAATATGAAAATAGCCATAAACGAGAACAACTACGGTCGCTTGCTGCTCTCAATGGTACATTACGAGACTTTACGACTCAGCCATGTTCCAACTGTGGAGAACTGGGTCACAGACGATTTGACTGTccaaacaagaaatcgtTTGTTTCAAGTGTAGTATGCCGCAACTGTGGCGGAGTAGGCCATTTTGCTCGTGATTGTAAAGAACCAAGAAAGTACGGAAACAATGGCGGTGGCAGAGGCAACGACTCGTTCAACCAACCGAAATCTGCCGCTGATCAAGAGTACGAGCAACTGATGATGGAGcttggtgctggtggaggaTCTGGGTCGGGTGGTTCACGTGCCTCTGGTTTAAACAACACTCCTCTTGGCCGGATTGGCTATAACAACAgtaacaacaacagtggtggtggtaataaCAATAGCTATGGACCAGGATCAAACGGATCAGGATTTGGTTCTGGACCATCAGGACCAGGATCAGGATCGTATTCAGACAATCGTCGAGGAGGACGCGATCGAGACGGGGACCGTGGCCGTGATAACAGGAGGTTTGACGACCGTCGCGACCGACGAGACGACCGACGAGACGACCGAAGAGATGACCGACGAGATGACCGACGAGATGACCGCAGAAACGATTACAGAGATAACTACCGAGATCGCGACCGTGATCGTGATCGTAACAGAGACTCATACGGCAGTTCCTACGGCAATGACAGCGGTCCTCGTCACGATTTCGGCGGCCGGTCGGATTCCAGGAACTacaacaacaccaacatCCCATTCACCCCATCTCCAGGAATGTCTTCAATCCCTGGTATTCCATTCACTCCTGGCAACATCCCTGGTCTCGGTCCCGTACCAACATCACACACACCACCAATTcacaacagccacaaccagccacctccaccacccacaTCCAATAACTACGGACCCCCAGGCATCCCTGGTGTCCCCGGACTCGCCTCCTCACGCGCAACAAACGCGCCACCAGGCCTCCCTGGTCCCCCAGGACTCGGTGCACCTCCCGGACTccctccaccaccaccttctGCCTCTCGTCCACCAGCGCCGTCCTCACGTCTCcccccaccaccgccacctGGAAAGTAG